The Cynocephalus volans isolate mCynVol1 chromosome 17, mCynVol1.pri, whole genome shotgun sequence genomic interval GAAAACTCCTCCATGGAAGAGCCATAGAAATCCACCTGCTCATCATAATTGCTTTCATCAGCTTGTTCGTCAAACTCTGcttccacttttttttccccaatgtgaAAGTCCTCCTCCACTCCTGAGGGCTGGACTGAGTGCTCTGTCTGCATGGTATTGATGGACTCAGTGACCTGATGCTCGTCATAGGCAGCATGCACGTCCATGCCCTCACAAGCCTGTTCCAAGCGCTCGGGCTTCACGTGGATCCAGCGTTTGTGAGCCATGATGCTGGGCTTACTGTACATGGGCCGGGTGTAGTGGAACTCAGCACTGTCGCtggctccctcctccccatcctggCTCGCCATTTCAGTGCTCAGCCGGTCATGCTCTGTGGACGAATTACTAGGCAGGTATTCGTGCTCGGTGAGCTGAGATGACAGCTCGTCTTTGGTGCTCTCCTCTTCATTCTCGCCATCCCTCAGTTCTTGGGCTTTGGGGAAATCAGTATGGCCCCCAGATCCCAGCTCAAAGCTCTCTACCAGGCCATTATAACTACTGCTGCTTGGAGACTGGTGGTCACTGCCATGATTTAGCTTCTGACAAAGGACTGTAGGGTTTCCCTCTAAAACCTCAGTGCATTTGTCTACCACATGCCACATCTGGAGGAAGCTTGCTGCTGTTAAGTAACTGACAATTTCTGGAGCAGGCATTACTAGACGTCCTGTGTAACTAGACAGGAGAATGTTCTCAAACACTCTTGGGTTCATCACATCAGGCAAAACAATTCTCCTACTGTTTTTCAGGAGCACCTGGTCACAAAAGTAGGGTGAACTAGCAGCAAGAACAGCTTTGTGTGCCCGGAAAATGTGGCCTTGGACAACAATAGAGACGTCACATAATTGTCCTTGCTGGCGCTGCTGGTTCAGTTTCTGCAGAATGGTGctagaaaaatcaggaaattctACTCGAAAAGAGTTTGTTCCAGGCTCCATTTCATCACAAATCTTGTTCAGTgctacaagagaaagaaatatcagTACTAATTCCAGCCCAAAGAGGAACTTATTCTATCCCCTTCTCCACCACTAAGAAAACTAAGACAAGTTCCAAAGTTCCATAAAGGCCCCTTGCCTGTGGGCACAGCACAAGTGGGTGCAGTATTCATTCCCCAGAGCAAGGCTACAGGTGTGAGTGTGCCACCCAACACTCTTCATGGTATTAACTCTTGATTTTGCCTCTGTCTCTAGATGAGAGCAAAGAATCCACAGCGATTGGATTTGTAAGCTATACAAATCCCCTAAGTAAAACAGAGTAAATATTTCTTGTCAAAACAAACACGATATgtatcaaaacaataaaattgctAAGCCTCAGATTCAACTCACATTTGCCAAGTTGGAGTGAGGGAGTGAGGGAGTGAGAAGAGAATTGTGGGAAGAGGGAAAAGCATATGTaaaggctctgaggcaggaaTGAATCTGGCAATTGCAAGGGATTGGAAGGAGACTGCTAGACTAGAGTCCATTGAGGGGATGACGGGCAAGGGGGCTGAGGCAGTGGGGCCAGGGCAACCGTGCCTTTGGTCTTTCAGCACTAAAGGGGTGCACTTGCTGAGGCCCTGAACAATACAGGTTTCTCTAGCTGCTGTCAGAATTTTAGCCCTTTAGGAACTTCTCATGATGTGAAGCAGAATGAAACTGAAAGGCGAGGTATTCTATCTAGTGGTCTCCAAACCGTTTAAAGAGTTATAGACCAAAGAGGATAGTAAATATTGTCCCTGCTACTGAACAGACTCAATTAGGAGTTAAAGttataagaaagaataaaggatTACCTGTGTTGTTACTGTTAAAATATTGTGGCTGTTAGTCAAGGATTAGAGAAAATTCCTATCAATAGCACTCACAATGAACTCTGCTAGAGATCGTGCCCGTGTCCTATAATCCCATGGtaaattaaagcaaacaaaaatattcaaatggaTTTATCACTGCTATTTGTCACCTTGCTCTAATAATACATGCGCAGGTAGCCAAAATAGCTCAGTTGGGACAGCCTTAGACTGAAGATATTATGCTACATGCAAACATCGCTAAATACCAAGTTTTCAAAGTATAAGATAAGAACCAGACAACCCAAAGACTGACAGTCATCTTTGAGGGTCAGGGAGAGATGACAAGAGAAGAAATTAATGTTTCTGGAGTAATTACTATATACCAGGGACTGTACACCTTTTTAAACTTAACCTTTATAATTATTCTGCAAATGCATGGCTTGATATTAATTTAAGTTCAGCTattttaagtaactttcccaaggttaaAAGCTACTACTTTTTATTAAGTTGAGATGTGTATCCAGGTCTGTATGACTTCAAAGCCACCTATTTTTCCTACCACAGCACTCTGCCTCCTCTAAGAAGATGTCAACATGCCATAGTTATGaatgattttaaaagacagagattttagAATGACATTTTAATTCATGGTTGCATACATCTTAAAACatttcataataatttaaaacaaaaacaggtcATGAAATAAACTATTTAGATATTtgtaatttcaaaaggaaaagttGAGAGTATATAAAGTATAGACTAAAGGTATGCAAATTCTGAGAACTACATCTGACTGAACAGATACTCTGCTAGATCTCGCTACTGTAGAATTTTGTTTTAAGCTACTTGAAAAAGGAGAATAGATGCACAtgtaaaaaaatgtacaaaaaggtgtaaaaaatatttctccatCATTTATTCCTAGCCTCCCTCAAAGGAAATCACTATTAAACTCCTGTATTTCTAGAAACTTCTCTGCATATATCTGAGTGAACCATATATATTCCCAAGGGGTTCATTACCTACATTTTATTCTACACTTAGCTTTTGTCACTTAATATATCTTGGAGATCTTCCCACATTAGAACAAAAAGAGCTAACTCTTTTTGTTTAATGGCCACATAGCTTCCTGTTATAGGGAGGTACCAGAATTTAAGCAGTTCTCTTCTTACAGAATTTCATTAACTGGGTTTTTGAAATTACAAGCAATGCTGCAACGAATATCTGTGTGAAACTATCCTGGCATACCTTAGGAAATATCTATAGGGTAATTTTTACCAGTGGAATTGCATTTGACACTCTGACATATATTACCAAACTACTTTCCAGAAAGCTTGCACCTAGTCACACCCTTACCAGCAGTAAATAATGTcttaaacaaggaaaaaaaaaaagtatgcaaatCTCCTAAGTGAATAATCCACGATTCACtgctgttttgatttgcatttccttaattatGAATGAGACTGATACTCTGTACTTATGTTTACAgatcatttagatttttttccctataaatTATCAGTCATATCCTTTGCTCACATAAACTGGGCAATTaatcttattgatttgtagggtttttaaatttttttggtaaattcAGCAAATTAACTGTATCctatactgcatttttttttttccagttagctAACTGATTTAGAATTTCCTGCCACAatgaaatttatgtaaaataaccATCCTTTGCTTTTATAGCTCCAGAGTTTTGGGCTAGACATAGAAGGGCATTCCCaaccacaaaattatttttaaaaataaaaaagaatgaattaggtttttttttctgcTCCCATTTTAAGAAAAGCATTTAAACCTTTAATACCCACAGTTTATTGCGGCATAAGGAATAAGGTTGAGAACCAGttcttttccctttaaaatggTTATTTTCCTAACACGATTAATTGGAGAATCcatcttttccttataaaattcAAGTATCTGTTGTGGAATTCTAAATGACTGAgaataagacatttaaaaacagttctacaaaaataaataagacataaatGAGGTTATGGAAAATGGTGGAATAGGAAGCTCTAGGGGTTGGTCCCTCCACCAACACAACCAAGGAGCTTGACAAGTGATCAGAATCACTATTTCAGAATGCTGGAAGCCGATCAAACAGACACAGCAACTGAGAGAGTGCTTGATAAAGGGAGACTGCTGAACCTCAGAAGAGAGCGGCATGTGCAAATCCCCCATTCCTCAGCCCTGCCACAGTCTGTGAAAAGGTAGCCTGCATTCCCAGAGCAGCTGGTTGGTGCCAGGGTGGACAATAAGGAACTTGTCCTCCCAAAATTTGAGGCTGTTCATGTTGGCCAGAATAGCAGACCTGCACAGTTTTGTTTTAGCCCACTATGGCTACAGTGGCTTCCCTAGTGGCATCTATCACAAGATCTAAGAAGgaagacaccacacacacacgcacgcacgcacgcacgcacgcacgcacgcacgcacgcgcccAGATCCAGACATTTAAGGAAATCTTTACTAGGGCACAGAATGACTGCATATATAACAGAACAGACTACAATAAATATTAACAGCTAATTCCTCATCAGAAACTATGAAGGCTATATGGCAGtgggacaaaatatttaaagtgctaaaaaaaataaaaataaaaaatctgtcaAAACTATCTTCtcaagaatgaaggagaaattaagacattcccagataaatgGAAGCTAAGGGCATTCTATAGTACTAGATTTGCCcgacaagaaatgctaaaggggtCTCCTCTTCAGCCTGAGATGGAAAAACACTAGACTAAAATTCGcagccatatgaaaaaataaagaatactggCAAAGGTAACtaaataggtaaatataaaagccaCTATTGTTATACTTTTGGTTTataactctttttttcccctatacgATAAAACACtaatgcataaaacaataataataaatctatAGTAATAGGCACACGACTTACAAAGATGTAATCTGTGAACATGATAATATAAAGGGGGAGGACAGGCGGTATATGAGTGTTTGTATTGAAACTAAGTAGGTATTATTAGGTTGTTAtaagtttaaaatgttaattataaacCCCAAAGTAactactaagaaaataactaaaaatatacaggaaaggaaagaagagaatcaAAATGGTGTattacaaaaaccaaaacaaacccccctaaatattaaaaaaaaaaagggggggtcaCAATGGAGGAATTgaagaacaaaaaacataaaactcagaaaacaaaTAGCTAAAAGGTACAAGTAAAGCCTTCTTTGTCAGTAATtagtttaaatgtaaatggattaaagtctccaattaaaaagagagactggcagaatggattaaaaaacatgatATCTATATGCAGTCGACACTTTGGATACAAAAATGCAAAGAGGTTGAAagcaaaatgatggaaaaagatattccactcAAAGAGTAACAAAAGGGAGACGGGGTAGCTATATTACTAGACAAtaaattttaagtcaaaaaaggttttcagagacaaagaaagacattgtatattgattaaaAAGGTTCAATCCAACAAGATGTAAGAATTTCAAACCTAACAAGAGAaccccaaaatatacaaggagaaatagacagttGTACAATAATAGGTGTAAACTTCAATACCTCACTTTCAATAAGGAATAGAAAAACCTGGCAAGAT includes:
- the ZBTB43 gene encoding zinc finger and BTB domain-containing protein 43, with translation MEPGTNSFRVEFPDFSSTILQKLNQQRQQGQLCDVSIVVQGHIFRAHKAVLAASSPYFCDQVLLKNSRRIVLPDVMNPRVFENILLSSYTGRLVMPAPEIVSYLTAASFLQMWHVVDKCTEVLEGNPTVLCQKLNHGSDHQSPSSSSYNGLVESFELGSGGHTDFPKAQELRDGENEEESTKDELSSQLTEHEYLPSNSSTEHDRLSTEMASQDGEEGASDSAEFHYTRPMYSKPSIMAHKRWIHVKPERLEQACEGMDVHAAYDEHQVTESINTMQTEHSVQPSGVEEDFHIGEKKVEAEFDEQADESNYDEQVDFYGSSMEEFSGERSDGNLIGHRQEAALTASYSENIEMVTGIKEEASHLGFSATDKLYPCQCGKSFTHKSQRDRHMSMHLGLRPYGCGVCGKKFKMKHHLVGHMKIHTGIKPYECNICAKRFMWRDSFHRHVTSCTKSYEAAKAEQNTTEAN